In one Polaribacter sp. ALD11 genomic region, the following are encoded:
- the lpdA gene encoding dihydrolipoyl dehydrogenase, with product MKYDIIIIGSGPGGYVTGIRASQLGFKVAIVEKENLGGICLNWGCIPTKALLKSAQVYDYLKHVDEYGLKAEAIDKDFEAVIKRSRGVADGMSKGVAFLMKKNKIDIINGFGKIKTGKKVDVTAEDGKVTEYSADNIIIATGARSRELPNLPQDGKKVIGYRQAMTLPTQPKSMIVVGSGAIGVEFAHFYNSMGTEITIVEFMPNVVPVEDIDISKQFERSIKKAGIKVMTNSSVESVDTSGEGVVATVKTKKGEETLKADILLSAVGIKSNIENIGLEDVGIIVDRDKILVNDFYQTNIPGYYAIGDVVPGQALAHVASAEGITCVEKLAGLHTEPIDYGNVPGCTYATPEIASVGMTEAKAKEAGYELKVGKFPFSASGKAKAAGTPDGFVKVIFDAKYGEWLGCHMIGAGVTDMIAEAVLGRKLETTGHEVLKTIHPHPTMSEAVMEAVAAAYDEVIHL from the coding sequence ATGAAATACGACATCATTATTATTGGAAGTGGTCCTGGAGGATATGTTACAGGAATTAGAGCTTCTCAATTAGGCTTTAAAGTTGCCATTGTAGAAAAAGAAAATTTAGGTGGAATCTGTTTAAACTGGGGTTGTATTCCTACAAAAGCATTGTTAAAATCTGCACAAGTGTATGATTATTTAAAACATGTGGATGAATATGGTTTAAAAGCTGAAGCTATTGATAAAGATTTCGAAGCGGTTATTAAAAGAAGTCGTGGTGTTGCAGACGGGATGAGCAAAGGTGTTGCTTTCTTAATGAAGAAAAACAAAATTGATATTATTAACGGTTTTGGTAAAATTAAAACGGGTAAAAAAGTTGATGTTACTGCCGAAGATGGAAAAGTAACTGAATATAGCGCAGACAATATTATTATTGCAACAGGTGCACGTTCTAGAGAATTACCAAACTTACCGCAAGATGGTAAAAAAGTAATTGGTTATAGACAAGCAATGACGTTGCCTACACAACCAAAATCTATGATTGTTGTGGGGTCTGGTGCCATTGGTGTAGAGTTTGCTCATTTTTATAATTCTATGGGAACAGAGATTACTATTGTAGAATTTATGCCAAATGTAGTGCCTGTAGAAGATATAGATATTTCAAAACAGTTTGAGCGTTCTATTAAAAAAGCGGGAATTAAAGTAATGACAAATTCTTCTGTAGAATCTGTAGATACTTCTGGTGAAGGTGTTGTTGCAACTGTAAAAACAAAAAAAGGTGAAGAAACTTTAAAGGCTGATATTTTATTATCTGCAGTTGGAATTAAATCGAACATCGAAAATATTGGTTTAGAAGATGTTGGTATTATTGTAGACAGAGATAAAATCTTAGTAAACGATTTTTATCAAACAAATATTCCTGGTTATTATGCTATTGGTGATGTGGTTCCCGGACAAGCTTTAGCACACGTTGCTTCTGCAGAAGGAATTACTTGTGTTGAGAAATTAGCTGGTTTACATACAGAACCTATCGATTACGGAAATGTACCGGGTTGTACGTATGCAACGCCAGAAATTGCATCTGTTGGTATGACAGAAGCGAAAGCAAAAGAAGCTGGTTACGAATTAAAAGTTGGTAAGTTCCCTTTTTCTGCTTCTGGAAAAGCAAAAGCTGCTGGAACACCAGATGGTTTTGTGAAAGTAATTTTTGATGCAAAGTACGGAGAGTGGTTAGGTTGCCATATGATTGGTGCTGGTGTTACAGATATGATTGCTGAGGCAGTTTTAGGTCGTAAATTAGAAACTACAGGTCATGAAGTATTAAAAACAATTCACCCACACCCAACAATGAGTGAAGCAGTTATGGAAGCTGTTGCAGCTGCGTATGATGAAGTAATACATTTGTAA
- the argS gene encoding arginine--tRNA ligase encodes MNIQNTIETKVKEGFLALYNTEIPSVEFQATRKEFEGDITVVVFPMLRYKKGNPVQIGEDLGKYLVENVEEITNYNVVKGFLNLVIDDVFYTNFFNSIYADAAFGFISPKADEKAMMVEYSSPNTNKPLHLGHVRNNLLGYSVAEIIKASGKKVYKTQIINDRGIHICKSMLAWEKFGNGETPESTGLKGDKLVGNYYVKFDQEYKKEIAQLISEGKTEDEAKKQAPLFVEAQQMLLKWEAGDKQVVDLWETMNSWVYAGFEVTYKNMGVNFDTLYYESNTYLLGKDVVAQGLEKGVFFKKEDGSVWCDLTEDGLDEKIVLRSDGTAVYMTQDIGTAIQRVKDFPDVGGMVYTVGNEQDYHFQVLFLILKKLGFDWSKQLHHLSYGMVDLPSGKMKSREGTVVDADELMLEMTATAKTISEELGKLDGYSEEEKNDLYETIGLGALKYFILKVDPKKRILFDPKSSVDFQGNTGPFIQYTYARIQSIIRKATFDYSKSVTIELHEKEKELLKQLELYPETIQQAAANYSPAIVANYTYDLVKEFNSFYQNVSILGEEDLDKKVFRVQLAKKVADTIKSAFSLLGISVPERM; translated from the coding sequence ATGAATATTCAAAACACCATAGAAACCAAAGTAAAAGAAGGTTTTTTAGCTTTATATAATACTGAAATTCCATCTGTAGAATTTCAAGCAACAAGAAAAGAATTTGAAGGCGATATTACAGTCGTTGTTTTTCCTATGTTGCGCTATAAAAAAGGAAATCCTGTTCAAATTGGTGAAGACTTAGGGAAATACTTAGTTGAAAACGTCGAAGAAATAACTAATTACAATGTTGTAAAAGGCTTTTTAAACTTGGTAATTGATGATGTTTTTTACACTAATTTTTTCAATTCAATTTATGCTGACGCTGCATTTGGTTTTATTTCGCCAAAGGCGGATGAAAAAGCGATGATGGTAGAGTATTCATCACCAAACACCAACAAACCTCTACATTTAGGGCATGTTCGTAATAATTTATTAGGCTATTCTGTTGCAGAAATTATAAAAGCTTCTGGTAAGAAAGTTTATAAAACTCAGATTATTAACGACCGAGGAATTCATATTTGTAAATCTATGTTGGCTTGGGAGAAATTTGGAAATGGAGAAACACCTGAATCTACCGGTTTAAAAGGCGATAAATTGGTTGGAAATTATTACGTAAAATTCGATCAAGAATATAAAAAAGAAATAGCGCAGTTAATTTCTGAAGGTAAAACGGAAGATGAAGCTAAAAAACAAGCTCCTTTATTTGTTGAAGCACAACAAATGTTGTTAAAATGGGAAGCTGGAGATAAACAAGTCGTTGACTTGTGGGAAACGATGAACTCTTGGGTGTATGCTGGTTTTGAAGTGACTTATAAAAATATGGGTGTTAATTTTGACACGTTGTATTACGAAAGCAATACCTATTTATTAGGAAAAGATGTGGTTGCACAAGGTTTAGAAAAAGGGGTGTTCTTTAAAAAAGAAGACGGTTCTGTTTGGTGCGATTTAACAGAAGATGGTTTAGATGAGAAAATTGTGTTGCGTTCAGACGGAACAGCCGTGTATATGACACAAGATATTGGTACTGCTATTCAGCGTGTAAAAGATTTTCCTGATGTTGGCGGAATGGTCTATACAGTTGGTAACGAACAAGATTATCACTTTCAAGTCTTGTTTTTAATTTTGAAGAAACTTGGTTTCGACTGGTCTAAACAATTACATCATTTAAGTTACGGTATGGTAGATTTACCTTCTGGAAAAATGAAATCTAGAGAAGGAACCGTTGTAGATGCAGATGAGTTGATGTTAGAAATGACGGCTACAGCCAAAACAATTTCTGAAGAATTAGGAAAGTTAGACGGATATTCTGAAGAAGAGAAAAACGATTTATACGAAACAATTGGTTTGGGTGCATTAAAATACTTTATTTTAAAAGTAGATCCTAAAAAGAGAATTTTGTTCGACCCAAAATCTTCTGTAGATTTTCAAGGAAATACAGGTCCTTTTATTCAATATACATATGCTAGAATTCAATCTATTATTAGAAAAGCAACTTTCGATTATTCAAAATCTGTAACGATTGAATTGCACGAAAAGGAAAAAGAATTATTAAAACAATTAGAATTATATCCTGAAACAATTCAGCAAGCAGCTGCCAATTATTCACCAGCAATTGTTGCAAATTATACGTATGATTTGGTGAAGGAATTCAATTCTTTTTATCAGAACGTTTCTATTTTAGGAGAAGAGGACCTAGATAAAAAAGTATTTAGAGTTCAGTTAGCTAAAAAAGTTGCGGATACTATAAAATCTGCATTTTCTTTGTTGGGAATTAGTGTTCCAGAGAGAATGTAA
- a CDS encoding YkgJ family cysteine cluster protein → MEKRLRELPKLAKEAKKESQKYFARLKKRTPKRLDYLMQELHEEEFKKTDCLDCGNCCKTTSPIFTNIDVDRISKSLKMKAAAFTEKYLLRDEDDFLVLKTAPCSFFDESDNSCFIYDVRPKACAEYPHTNRKKFIGITDLTIDNTEVCPAAYRIVENLKKRLPLEGNKKVKHS, encoded by the coding sequence ATGGAAAAGCGTTTAAGAGAATTACCAAAATTAGCAAAAGAAGCAAAGAAGGAGAGTCAGAAATATTTTGCAAGATTAAAGAAACGTACACCAAAAAGGTTGGACTATTTAATGCAAGAATTGCACGAAGAAGAGTTTAAAAAAACAGATTGTTTAGATTGTGGTAATTGTTGTAAAACTACAAGTCCTATTTTTACAAACATAGATGTAGACAGAATTTCTAAGTCTTTAAAAATGAAAGCAGCTGCTTTTACAGAGAAGTACTTACTAAGAGATGAAGATGATTTTTTAGTCTTAAAAACAGCGCCCTGTTCATTTTTTGATGAATCTGATAATTCTTGTTTTATTTATGATGTAAGACCAAAAGCCTGTGCAGAATATCCGCACACAAACCGTAAAAAGTTTATTGGTATTACAGATTTAACAATAGATAATACAGAAGTTTGTCCTGCAGCATATAGAATTGTAGAAAATTTAAAGAAACGTTTGCCTTTAGAAGGTAATAAAAAAGTAAAACATTCTTAA
- a CDS encoding exo-beta-N-acetylmuramidase NamZ domain-containing protein — protein MINFKPFKSTYLFLFLLLNFQLISCAQKVKVQDSKSKGQNLEKEKLIIKTGAERTDLYLDLLKGKNVAIVANQTSVLTVLQRTEVAPNVMGSKKIMHHLVDYLHNYNGINIKKVFAPEHGFRGKADAGEVVKDGIDTKTGLPIVSLYGKNKKPSVAQLAGIDVVLFDIQDVGARFYTYISSLHYVMEACAEAGIKVIILDRPNPNGHYIDGPVLELEHKSFVGMHKVPVVYGMTIGEYGQMINGEKWLENGIQCDLKVIPLENYTHKTEYSLPIKPSPNLPNDKSINLYPSLCFFEGTNISAGRGTEMQFQIYGSPFLTKGNFSFTPQANEGAKYPKYKNKLCFGEDLRKAANLNKLDLSYLIRAHKQNTSKDFFNNFFTKLAGTKELQQQIEQGVSEKEIRKTWAEDLEKFKLVRSKYLMYN, from the coding sequence ATGATCAATTTTAAACCCTTCAAAAGTACATATTTATTCTTATTTCTCTTACTGAATTTTCAGCTGATTTCTTGTGCACAAAAAGTAAAAGTTCAAGATTCTAAATCTAAAGGTCAAAATTTAGAAAAGGAAAAGTTAATAATTAAAACAGGGGCAGAAAGAACCGATTTATATTTAGATCTTTTAAAAGGGAAAAACGTGGCTATTGTTGCAAACCAAACTTCTGTTTTAACGGTTTTACAAAGAACTGAAGTTGCACCAAATGTAATGGGTTCTAAAAAAATTATGCATCATCTAGTAGATTATTTACACAATTACAATGGTATCAATATTAAAAAAGTTTTTGCACCAGAACATGGTTTTAGAGGAAAAGCAGACGCCGGAGAAGTTGTAAAAGACGGTATTGATACTAAAACAGGATTACCAATTGTTTCGCTTTACGGAAAAAACAAAAAGCCTTCTGTAGCACAATTAGCAGGAATTGATGTGGTGCTTTTTGATATTCAGGATGTTGGTGCCCGTTTTTACACCTACATTTCTTCTTTGCATTATGTAATGGAAGCGTGTGCAGAGGCAGGAATTAAAGTAATTATTTTAGATAGGCCAAACCCAAATGGTCATTATATAGACGGCCCTGTTTTAGAACTAGAGCACAAATCTTTTGTTGGCATGCATAAAGTTCCGGTGGTTTACGGAATGACTATTGGAGAATACGGACAAATGATAAACGGAGAAAAGTGGTTAGAAAACGGTATACAATGTGATTTAAAAGTGATTCCATTAGAAAATTATACGCATAAAACAGAATATAGTTTGCCCATAAAACCATCGCCAAACTTACCAAATGATAAAAGTATAAATCTATACCCGAGTTTGTGTTTTTTTGAAGGAACAAATATTTCTGCTGGTCGTGGAACAGAAATGCAGTTTCAAATCTATGGTTCTCCTTTTTTAACTAAAGGTAATTTTTCATTTACTCCTCAAGCAAATGAAGGTGCAAAATACCCAAAGTATAAAAATAAATTGTGCTTTGGTGAAGATTTAAGAAAAGCAGCAAACCTTAACAAACTCGATTTATCTTATTTAATAAGAGCCCACAAACAAAATACTTCTAAAGACTTCTTTAATAATTTCTTTACCAAATTAGCAGGAACAAAAGAATTACAACAACAAATAGAGCAAGGTGTATCTGAGAAAGAAATTAGAAAAACTTGGGCGGAAGATTTAGAGAAGTTTAAATTGGTTCGAAGTAAGTATTTGATGTATAATTAG
- a CDS encoding ABC transporter permease — MNYELFIAKRIIAGKKYKNSISSPIIKIAITAIALGIMIMLIAVATASGLQTKIRDKMAGFKGHVQVVNYDNNNSDVSTTPIAIEQDFYPEFKNIEGIKNVQIFASKGGILRTDTDFEGIVFKGVSTDYDWTLFKEYLVEGKLPDFRQPRTKEVLLSQTVMSRLQLKLNDTIAATFLKTTSSKLPSNRKYIISGIYNSGFAQFDKNMMIGDIREVQKLNKWTENQVGGFEVVLDNFDDIEAKGDEIYSEIGATLNSKTILDLYPTVFDWIKLFDNNVWFIIGIMILIAGINMITALLVLILERVQMIGILKALGSHNSSIRKIFLYNASYLILKGLFWGNMIGLSIIGIQYFFKIITLDPETYYVAVMPVHISIGAILALNIGTLVLCFLMLIIPSYIITKINPSKSIKFA; from the coding sequence TTGAATTACGAGTTATTTATTGCAAAACGCATTATTGCTGGCAAAAAGTATAAAAATAGCATTTCATCTCCAATAATAAAAATTGCAATTACAGCAATTGCATTGGGAATAATGATTATGCTTATTGCTGTGGCAACAGCATCTGGCTTACAGACGAAGATTCGCGATAAAATGGCAGGTTTTAAAGGGCATGTTCAGGTTGTAAATTACGACAATAATAATTCTGATGTTTCTACAACACCTATAGCTATTGAACAAGATTTCTATCCTGAATTTAAAAATATAGAAGGCATAAAAAATGTACAAATATTTGCTTCTAAAGGCGGAATTTTAAGAACAGACACAGATTTTGAAGGTATTGTGTTTAAAGGAGTTTCTACAGATTATGATTGGACCTTGTTCAAGGAATATTTGGTGGAAGGAAAATTACCAGATTTTAGACAACCAAGAACAAAAGAGGTGCTGCTTTCTCAAACAGTTATGAGTCGTTTACAATTAAAATTAAACGACACTATTGCTGCCACTTTCTTAAAAACTACTTCCAGTAAATTACCATCCAATAGAAAGTATATTATTTCTGGAATTTACAATTCTGGTTTCGCTCAGTTTGATAAAAACATGATGATTGGCGATATTAGAGAAGTGCAGAAATTAAATAAATGGACAGAAAACCAAGTTGGCGGTTTCGAAGTTGTGCTAGATAATTTTGATGATATAGAAGCTAAAGGAGATGAGATTTATAGTGAAATTGGAGCCACCTTAAATAGCAAAACTATTCTAGATTTATACCCAACCGTATTCGATTGGATTAAATTATTCGACAACAATGTGTGGTTTATAATTGGAATTATGATTTTAATTGCAGGTATAAATATGATAACTGCATTGCTAGTTTTAATTCTAGAACGTGTACAAATGATTGGTATTTTAAAAGCCTTGGGAAGTCATAATTCGAGCATTCGTAAAATCTTTTTGTACAACGCATCTTATCTAATCTTAAAAGGACTTTTTTGGGGAAATATGATTGGGTTATCAATTATTGGTATTCAGTATTTCTTTAAAATAATTACGTTAGATCCAGAAACTTATTATGTTGCTGTAATGCCAGTTCATATTTCTATTGGCGCAATTTTGGCGTTAAATATAGGTACATTAGTTTTGTGTTTTCTAATGCTTATCATTCCTTCTTATATTATTACCAAAATAAATCCGTCGAAGTCTATTAAGTTTGCATAG
- a CDS encoding pyridoxal-phosphate dependent enzyme: protein MKYAKNILETIGNTPLVQLNSVTKEIDALVLAKVETFNPGNSIKDRMALKMVEDAEADGRLKPGGTIIEGTSGNTGMGLALAAIIKGYKCIFVMSDKQSKEKMDILRAVGAEVIVCPTNVEPTDPRSYYSVSKRLGAETPNSWYVNQYDNPSNALTHYEQTGPEIWEQTDGKITHLVVGVGTGGTISGTAKYLKEQNPNIKVWGIDTYGSVFKKYHETGIFDENEIYPYITEGIGEDILPKNVDFSVIDGFTKVTDKDAAVYTRKIAKEEGIFVGNSAGSAIKGMLQLKEHFRKEDVVVVVFHDHGSRYVGKMFNDDWMRDRGFLEEEIKTAADIIKNHSGNSLVAAQTEELVSHAIERMRDFKISQIPVKDVNGFVGSIDESVLLHNFIADKNIADKPIKDIMGKPYPIVKLSAKLEVISKLITKENQAVLVDLENGNYDIITKYDIISAI, encoded by the coding sequence ATGAAATACGCAAAAAATATATTAGAAACTATTGGTAATACACCTTTAGTGCAATTAAACTCGGTTACAAAAGAGATTGATGCTTTAGTTTTAGCAAAGGTAGAAACGTTTAATCCAGGAAATTCTATAAAGGATCGAATGGCATTAAAAATGGTAGAAGATGCAGAAGCAGACGGACGTTTAAAACCTGGAGGAACAATTATAGAAGGTACTTCTGGAAATACCGGAATGGGGTTGGCATTGGCTGCAATTATAAAAGGCTACAAATGTATTTTTGTAATGTCTGACAAGCAATCTAAAGAAAAAATGGACATTCTTCGTGCTGTTGGTGCAGAAGTAATTGTGTGTCCTACAAACGTAGAACCAACAGATCCTAGATCTTATTATTCGGTTTCTAAGCGTTTAGGAGCAGAAACACCTAATTCTTGGTATGTAAATCAGTATGACAACCCGAGTAACGCGTTAACGCATTACGAGCAAACAGGACCAGAAATTTGGGAACAAACGGACGGTAAAATAACGCATTTAGTGGTTGGTGTTGGAACAGGAGGAACTATTTCTGGAACTGCAAAGTACTTAAAAGAACAAAACCCTAATATTAAAGTTTGGGGAATAGATACGTATGGTTCTGTATTTAAAAAATATCATGAAACAGGTATTTTTGATGAGAATGAAATTTACCCATACATAACCGAAGGAATTGGAGAAGATATTTTACCTAAAAATGTAGATTTTTCTGTAATTGATGGGTTTACCAAGGTTACAGATAAAGATGCAGCGGTCTATACTAGAAAAATTGCCAAAGAAGAAGGCATATTTGTTGGTAATTCTGCGGGTTCTGCTATCAAAGGAATGTTACAATTAAAAGAGCATTTTAGAAAAGAAGATGTTGTTGTAGTTGTGTTTCATGATCATGGAAGCAGGTATGTTGGTAAAATGTTTAATGATGATTGGATGCGTGATAGAGGTTTCTTGGAAGAAGAGATTAAAACGGCTGCAGATATCATTAAGAATCATTCAGGAAATTCATTAGTTGCTGCACAGACAGAAGAATTAGTTTCGCATGCAATTGAGAGAATGCGCGATTTTAAAATATCGCAAATTCCTGTAAAAGATGTAAATGGTTTTGTTGGTTCTATTGATGAATCTGTGTTATTACACAATTTTATTGCAGATAAAAATATCGCAGATAAACCAATTAAGGATATTATGGGAAAACCGTATCCTATTGTAAAACTATCTGCAAAGTTAGAAGTAATTTCTAAGTTGATTACCAAAGAGAATCAGGCTGTTTTGGTAGATTTAGAAAACGGAAACTATGATATTATTACCAAGTATGATATTATAAGCGCAATATAA
- a CDS encoding dipeptidase, producing the protein MKYLKILAVLLIVTSCKETKKEVDVMSKAKEIHKRVMTLDTHVDINVNNFTDSINYTQKLDNQVNLPNMEEGGLDVAFFIVYTGQGDLTEEGYNKAYKNAMSKFEAIHKLTKEIAPERIGLAVNSAEARAIYASGKKVAMIGVENAYPLGTDISRVKQFHDLGARYMSLSHNGHSQFCDSNTGEKDSIWLHNGVSELGKEVIKEMNKWGIMIDVSHPSKKSMKDMIALSKAPIIASHSSARALCNHSRNLDDEQLQWMKENGGVVQAVAFSSYVNTEKHNAYNDELQKVMKRLANEQNLELHARWEIGNLEGAEQATAIEVYKKLSKEAKTKIKTSDFSPVAVTDFVDHIDYLVKKMGIDHVGISSDFDGGGGIEGWNDASETLNVTVELVKRGYTEAQIAQLWNGNLLRVLDEVEKIAKEIQLKA; encoded by the coding sequence ATGAAATACCTAAAAATTCTAGCAGTACTTTTAATTGTAACTTCTTGTAAAGAGACCAAAAAAGAAGTAGACGTTATGTCTAAAGCGAAAGAAATTCATAAACGTGTTATGACTTTAGATACGCACGTAGATATTAATGTAAATAATTTTACAGATTCTATAAATTACACGCAAAAATTAGACAACCAAGTAAACCTACCAAACATGGAAGAAGGAGGTTTAGATGTTGCTTTTTTTATAGTGTATACTGGGCAAGGAGATTTAACAGAAGAAGGTTATAACAAAGCATATAAAAATGCAATGAGTAAGTTTGAGGCAATTCATAAACTAACAAAAGAAATTGCGCCAGAAAGAATTGGTTTGGCTGTAAACTCTGCAGAAGCTAGAGCAATTTATGCTTCAGGAAAAAAAGTAGCCATGATTGGTGTTGAAAACGCATATCCTTTAGGAACAGATATTTCTAGAGTGAAGCAGTTTCATGACTTAGGAGCAAGATATATGAGTCTTTCTCACAATGGCCACAGTCAGTTTTGTGATTCTAATACAGGAGAAAAAGACAGCATTTGGTTACACAATGGCGTAAGCGAACTAGGAAAAGAAGTGATTAAAGAAATGAATAAATGGGGAATTATGATTGATGTTTCTCATCCTTCAAAAAAATCTATGAAAGATATGATTGCGTTGTCTAAGGCGCCAATTATAGCGTCTCATTCATCTGCAAGAGCCTTGTGTAATCATAGTAGGAATTTAGATGATGAGCAATTACAATGGATGAAAGAGAATGGGGGAGTTGTACAAGCAGTTGCTTTTAGCTCTTATGTGAATACAGAAAAACATAATGCTTATAATGATGAACTTCAAAAAGTGATGAAGAGATTGGCGAATGAGCAAAACTTAGAATTGCATGCTAGATGGGAGATTGGAAACCTTGAAGGAGCTGAACAAGCAACCGCAATTGAAGTCTATAAAAAACTTTCTAAAGAAGCAAAAACGAAAATTAAAACCTCAGATTTTTCACCTGTAGCTGTTACTGATTTTGTAGATCATATTGACTATTTAGTTAAAAAAATGGGAATAGACCATGTTGGAATCAGTTCTGATTTTGATGGCGGTGGTGGAATAGAAGGATGGAACGATGCTTCTGAAACTTTAAATGTTACTGTAGAGTTAGTTAAAAGAGGATATACTGAAGCACAAATAGCACAACTTTGGAATGGCAATTTATTACGTGTTTTAGACGAAGTAGAAAAAATAGCTAAAGAAATCCAGTTGAAGGCATAG
- the lipA gene encoding lipoyl synthase: MAIESVVLPERPKKPKWLRVKLPVGKKYTELRGLVDKYKLNTICTSGSCPNMGECWGEGTATFMILGNICTRSCGFCGVKTGRPETVEWDEPEKVARSIKIMSIKHAVITSVDRDDLKDGGSIIWAETVDAIRRANPKTTLETLIPDFQGNTKQIDRVIAVHPEVVSHNMETVRRLTREVRIQAKYDRSLGVLKYLKENGMRTKTGLMLGLGETEEEVIQTMKDLREVNCDVITIGQYLQPSKKHLPVKEFITPDQFKKYETLGLEMGFMYVESGALVRSSYKAHKHAV; this comes from the coding sequence ATGGCAATAGAATCTGTAGTACTTCCTGAAAGACCTAAAAAACCAAAATGGTTGCGTGTAAAATTACCAGTTGGTAAAAAATACACAGAACTTAGAGGTTTAGTAGATAAATATAAATTAAACACCATTTGTACAAGTGGTAGTTGCCCAAATATGGGTGAATGTTGGGGTGAAGGAACCGCAACATTTATGATTCTGGGGAATATCTGTACACGTTCTTGTGGCTTCTGTGGCGTAAAAACCGGTAGACCAGAAACGGTTGAATGGGATGAGCCAGAAAAAGTGGCACGTTCTATAAAAATTATGAGCATTAAACATGCTGTAATTACTTCTGTAGATAGAGACGATTTAAAAGATGGTGGTTCTATAATTTGGGCAGAAACTGTAGATGCAATTCGTAGAGCAAACCCAAAAACAACCTTAGAAACTTTAATTCCAGATTTTCAAGGAAACACAAAACAAATTGATAGAGTTATAGCAGTGCATCCAGAAGTGGTTTCTCATAATATGGAAACTGTTAGAAGGCTAACACGCGAAGTTAGAATTCAAGCAAAATACGATAGAAGTTTAGGTGTTTTAAAATACCTAAAAGAAAACGGAATGCGCACCAAAACGGGTTTAATGTTAGGTTTGGGTGAAACGGAAGAAGAAGTAATACAAACAATGAAAGATCTACGTGAGGTTAATTGTGATGTAATTACAATCGGTCAATACTTACAACCTTCTAAAAAACATTTGCCTGTTAAAGAATTTATAACACCAGATCAATTTAAAAAATATGAAACTTTAGGTTTAGAAATGGGCTTTATGTATGTAGAAAGTGGTGCTTTAGTACGTTCTTCGTACAAAGCGCACAAACATGCTGTGTAA